One window of Biomphalaria glabrata chromosome 6, xgBioGlab47.1, whole genome shotgun sequence genomic DNA carries:
- the LOC106074456 gene encoding uncharacterized protein LOC106074456: MSPWLPLSWMTIVMQYLLVAGQQISIIAHLKYQQIDTDIEIDPCHTFLVDRVRFIASPTCKLTLKVPVTEPGVDKEILDIVNSIQKGCNHKQMCHLKDAWSFNPCIKCLDGSIWVIERFEIIVLLNKNTSLCSNRSVEHMTDVVKEGRFQPALLSLIFVLSNLFFIIVILAVVSMKRISNPRIHVYDQTNTDQSEIHIYQETSLPKSIEYDEITTEWTNSEYIIPI, encoded by the exons ATGTCTCCATGGTTACCGCTGAGTTGGATGACAATAGTGATGCAATACTTACTAGTTGCTGGTCAAC AAATTAGCATAATAGCACACTTAAAATATCAGCAGATTGATACCGATATAGAGATTGATCCATGCCACACATTTCTTGTCGACAGAGTTCGATTCATTGCGTCTCCT acaTGTAAACTGACCCTGAAAGTCCCAGTGACAGAGCCGGGAGTAGACAAAGAGATACTTGACATTGTAAACAGTATCCAGAAAGGATGCAATCACAAACAGATGTGTCATCTGAAAGATGCTTGGTCTTTCAATCCGTGTATTAAATGTTTAGATGGTTCGATATGGGTCATTGAAAGATTTGAAATCATAGTACTATTGA ACAAAAACACTTCACTCTGTTCAAACAGATCCGTTGAACATATGACAG ACGTGGTCAAAGAAGGACGTTTCCAGCCAGCCCTACTCTCATTGATTTTCGTCTTATCCAATCTCTTCTTCATCATCGTGATACTGGCGGTCGTCTCAATGAAAAG GATCAGCAATCCAAGGATTCACGTTTACGACCAAACAAATACAGACCAGAGTGAAATTCACATTTACCAAG AGACATCCTTGCCAAAGTCAATAGAATATGATGAGATTACAACAGAATGGACCAATAGTGAATATATCATACCTATTTAA